A genomic region of Runella rosea contains the following coding sequences:
- a CDS encoding TonB-dependent receptor — MNSTSTFKKKLNYSALATFFIVAYLSFASAFAQNTGTILGSVTDKRTQEVLIGVTVQVEGTNQGTTTDTEGKFKLSLPVGSYNLKATFVGYKATSKFNVVLTSGNAQQINFELEEDAVQLAETKIVFNRSISVASVETPNSIQKLTTEEIKNNPGGNFDISRVIQVLPGVGGTAGSVGGFRNDLIIRGGGPNENVFYLDGVEIPVINHFATQGSSGGPTGILNVSFIEDATLSSSSFNARYDNALSSVLQFRQREGNPERVQGNIRVSSTEVAGTLEGPISSKTTFLASVRRSYLQFLFKAIDLPIRPNYWDFQYKVTHKINKKTTLTAIGVGAIDEFTFAVPQESSPEKEYILRSNPNINQWNYTTGFSLKRLLENGFMNVSLSRNMFNNRLDRFEDNRQGDERYRALKSNSQEIENKLRIDVNKFIGKWEYSYGAVLQYVKYNNDFFNVLRREITNSQGQIIQPGITVTFNTAIDFFKYGAFAQVNRKLLNDRLNLSAGLRTDMNSFTTDGNNPLETLSPRLSASYQVSDKWRLNASVGRYFKTPIYTVLGYRQDGNFVNKSNKYIRSDHVVAGLEFIPTPTTRITLEGFSKMYDNYPVSVRDGISLANQGGNFGAIGNEAVTSTGKGRSRGIEFFVQQKLTKNFFGVLSYTYFRSEFTGKDGKYVASAWDTRNLVSTQLGYKFKRGWELGLKWLYQGGAPYTPFDLVTSQRTYLTSGVGTEDYTRLNSQRLKAFSRVDFRVDKKWNYKKMSIDLFFDFQNALLTANPAFPQYTFERTSDNSGFKTSDGQALKLDGSNAIPLILANEDANFTPALGLVIEF; from the coding sequence ATGAATTCAACGTCAACATTCAAAAAAAAACTAAATTACAGCGCTTTAGCTACCTTCTTCATCGTAGCCTATTTAAGCTTTGCTTCCGCGTTTGCCCAAAACACTGGTACTATACTCGGCAGCGTCACAGATAAACGCACGCAGGAAGTACTAATTGGTGTGACGGTTCAGGTGGAAGGCACCAACCAAGGCACCACTACAGATACCGAAGGCAAGTTTAAACTCAGTTTGCCAGTAGGAAGTTACAACCTCAAAGCCACTTTTGTCGGTTACAAAGCCACCAGTAAGTTCAACGTTGTGCTTACCTCAGGCAACGCCCAACAAATCAACTTTGAACTGGAAGAAGATGCCGTACAGCTGGCCGAAACCAAAATTGTTTTTAACCGTTCCATCTCGGTCGCCTCCGTCGAAACACCCAACTCCATCCAAAAATTAACGACCGAAGAAATCAAAAACAACCCCGGTGGCAACTTCGACATCTCGCGGGTGATTCAAGTATTACCCGGCGTTGGTGGGACGGCTGGGTCGGTCGGCGGCTTTCGCAATGATTTGATTATCAGGGGAGGTGGGCCTAATGAAAACGTATTTTATTTGGACGGGGTCGAGATACCCGTCATCAATCACTTTGCTACTCAGGGAAGTTCAGGTGGCCCAACGGGCATTTTGAACGTATCTTTTATTGAAGATGCCACCCTGAGTTCGAGCAGTTTTAACGCCCGTTACGACAACGCCCTTTCGTCGGTGCTTCAATTCCGTCAGCGCGAAGGTAATCCAGAGCGTGTGCAGGGTAACATCCGCGTCAGCTCCACCGAAGTAGCCGGAACGCTAGAAGGACCGATTTCTTCAAAGACCACTTTTTTGGCATCGGTTCGCCGCTCGTATTTGCAGTTTTTATTCAAGGCCATTGACTTGCCCATTCGACCCAATTATTGGGATTTCCAGTACAAAGTCACCCATAAAATCAATAAAAAAACGACGCTAACGGCCATCGGCGTGGGTGCCATCGACGAGTTCACTTTTGCCGTACCGCAAGAAAGCAGCCCCGAAAAAGAATATATCCTACGCTCCAACCCCAACATCAATCAGTGGAATTATACGACAGGTTTTTCATTGAAACGGCTACTTGAAAACGGTTTTATGAATGTTTCACTGAGCAGGAATATGTTTAATAACCGTCTCGACCGCTTTGAAGACAATCGTCAGGGCGATGAACGATACCGCGCGCTGAAGAGCAATTCGCAGGAAATTGAGAATAAACTACGTATTGATGTCAATAAATTCATTGGAAAATGGGAGTACAGCTATGGCGCAGTGTTGCAATACGTCAAATACAACAATGATTTTTTTAACGTCTTACGCCGCGAAATCACCAACTCACAAGGGCAAATCATCCAACCCGGCATCACAGTGACGTTTAATACGGCCATTGATTTCTTCAAATACGGCGCGTTTGCGCAGGTGAATCGTAAACTGCTCAACGACCGCCTCAATCTTTCGGCGGGCCTACGCACCGACATGAATTCTTTCACGACCGACGGCAACAATCCGCTCGAAACGCTGAGCCCGCGCCTGTCGGCCAGTTATCAGGTGAGCGACAAATGGCGGTTGAACGCATCGGTAGGGCGTTATTTCAAAACCCCGATTTACACCGTTTTGGGCTACCGCCAAGATGGGAATTTCGTCAATAAATCCAACAAATACATTCGTTCTGACCACGTGGTAGCGGGTCTTGAATTCATTCCAACGCCTACTACGCGCATCACGCTCGAAGGTTTCTCGAAAATGTACGATAATTACCCCGTTTCGGTACGCGACGGCATTTCGTTGGCCAATCAGGGCGGCAATTTTGGCGCCATCGGCAACGAAGCTGTGACGAGTACTGGAAAAGGCCGAAGTAGGGGAATTGAATTTTTTGTGCAGCAAAAACTCACCAAAAACTTCTTCGGTGTGTTAAGTTATACTTATTTTCGGTCTGAATTTACAGGCAAAGACGGCAAATACGTAGCCTCGGCTTGGGATACTCGCAATCTGGTTTCGACGCAGTTAGGCTACAAATTTAAGCGGGGTTGGGAATTGGGACTAAAGTGGCTCTATCAAGGCGGTGCTCCCTACACGCCGTTTGACTTGGTAACTTCTCAAAGAACGTATCTCACCAGTGGTGTGGGCACCGAAGACTACACTCGCCTCAACAGCCAACGACTCAAAGCATTTAGCCGCGTGGACTTCCGGGTGGATAAAAAATGGAATTACAAAAAAATGTCGATTGACTTATTTTTTGATTTTCAAAATGCTTTGTTAACCGCAAATCCAGCCTTTCCACAATACACATTTGAGCGCACTTCCGACAATTCAGGCTTCAAAACCAGCGACGGTCAAGCCCTCAAACTCGACGGAAGTAACGCCATTCCGCTCATTTTAGCCAACGAAGACGCCAATTTCACGCCTGCGCTGGGCTTAGTGATTGAGTTTTAA
- a CDS encoding MarR family winged helix-turn-helix transcriptional regulator — MNYELLQQLIGHLANYEAQRSSSQRKDLEGFVAYLNQQVFSKSTDAAVDFENSETVEALLSQLIAFLYRYAKGYIKKALEDSALITLDDFGYLAGIWQRGGCSKTEIIELNIHEKTTGMEVIKRLLNNKLIEQTDDPNDRRSKRLLITEKGKGVLFGTFDEMRKASLIISGNLNEIEKLQLLYLLQKLHFFHKPLFLNEREKSLDELLNLNQTE, encoded by the coding sequence ATGAATTACGAACTCCTGCAACAGTTAATTGGTCATCTGGCAAATTATGAAGCCCAGCGTTCTTCCTCTCAACGAAAGGACCTGGAAGGATTTGTGGCGTATTTGAATCAGCAGGTTTTTTCAAAATCGACCGATGCTGCGGTGGACTTTGAAAACAGTGAAACGGTGGAAGCATTGCTTTCGCAATTGATTGCCTTTCTGTACCGTTATGCGAAAGGGTACATTAAAAAAGCCCTTGAAGATTCGGCGCTCATTACGCTGGATGATTTCGGCTACTTGGCGGGTATCTGGCAAAGAGGCGGGTGTTCAAAAACGGAAATTATCGAGTTGAACATCCACGAAAAAACAACTGGGATGGAGGTGATAAAGCGTTTGTTGAATAACAAATTGATTGAACAAACCGACGACCCCAACGACCGTCGAAGCAAGCGTTTGTTGATTACAGAGAAGGGGAAAGGTGTTTTGTTCGGAACGTTTGATGAGATGCGAAAGGCAAGCTTGATCATTTCTGGTAATCTAAATGAAATCGAGAAGCTGCAGTTGTTGTATCTGCTTCAAAAACTGCATTTTTTTCACAAACCGTTATTTCTGAACGAGCGGGAGAAAAGTTTAGATGAATTATTGAATTTAAATCAAACCGAATAA
- a CDS encoding RDD family protein produces MQKADAIQRFVAAFIDGIVGYLPAWILAFISFKLIFVGYLIAIAYVLTKDAIPATNGFFGGQSIGKKLMKIKVIKEDTGAGIEGDWGAAIVRQVSLMIPIFGFVDALMVFSDDKKRFGDKWANTIVVKQ; encoded by the coding sequence ATGCAAAAAGCCGATGCCATCCAACGTTTTGTAGCTGCCTTTATTGACGGTATTGTGGGTTATCTTCCCGCCTGGATTTTAGCCTTTATTTCTTTTAAACTCATTTTTGTGGGGTATCTTATTGCCATTGCTTATGTACTCACCAAAGACGCCATTCCCGCCACGAACGGTTTTTTCGGAGGGCAAAGCATCGGTAAAAAATTAATGAAAATCAAAGTCATTAAGGAAGATACTGGCGCGGGCATTGAGGGAGATTGGGGCGCGGCCATCGTGCGCCAAGTTTCATTGATGATTCCTATTTTTGGTTTTGTGGATGCACTGATGGTATTTAGCGATGACAAAAAGCGTTTTGGTGATAAATGGGCTAACACCATCGTGGTAAAACAATAG
- a CDS encoding dicarboxylate/amino acid:cation symporter, translated as MKLNITTKIIIGFVLGVIIGQILHSTMSAEDATQIANKFQILSKIFLKLIKMIVGPLVFCTLVVGVAKLGDFSVVGRIGIKTLLYFYFATILSLIVGLVVVNVTRPGEVQQWPRPAAGTEVGVSGKAMKTVEDFILHIFPDSFFKALAENEILQIVVFSLFFGIALGAVGEHGKKLIKVIDSLAEVVFKIVGYVMQLAPFAVLGAMTGVVALKGLGILISYAYLIICFFGGLIFFVFGVLWVICLVMRIPYLKLLAHVKDSMILTFSTASSEASLPQQITALEKFGCSKRIIGFVLPLGYSFNLDGSMMYMTFATGFIAQAYGIPLTIEQQIAMLLTLMITSKGIAGVPRASLVVIAGTLAQFDLPVEGLALLIGVDPFLDMGRSATSVAGNAVATAVISKLEGEYIES; from the coding sequence ATGAAACTAAACATTACTACCAAAATCATCATTGGCTTCGTATTGGGCGTAATTATCGGTCAAATCCTGCATAGCACCATGAGCGCCGAAGATGCCACTCAGATTGCCAATAAATTTCAAATCCTCAGTAAAATTTTCCTCAAATTAATTAAAATGATTGTCGGCCCGCTGGTGTTTTGCACTTTGGTGGTAGGGGTTGCCAAACTTGGTGATTTTAGCGTAGTAGGACGGATTGGGATTAAAACGTTGCTTTATTTTTATTTTGCCACAATTCTCTCGCTGATTGTGGGCTTGGTTGTGGTCAACGTAACCCGTCCCGGAGAAGTACAGCAGTGGCCACGTCCTGCCGCAGGAACGGAAGTGGGCGTATCGGGCAAAGCCATGAAAACTGTCGAAGATTTTATCCTTCACATATTCCCCGACAGCTTTTTTAAAGCGTTGGCCGAAAATGAAATCCTGCAAATCGTGGTATTTTCACTGTTTTTCGGAATAGCCCTAGGAGCAGTGGGCGAGCATGGCAAAAAACTAATCAAAGTGATTGACAGCTTGGCCGAAGTAGTATTTAAAATAGTTGGGTATGTGATGCAACTTGCACCATTCGCCGTTTTGGGTGCTATGACGGGCGTGGTAGCGTTGAAAGGGCTGGGCATTCTTATCTCCTATGCGTATTTGATTATTTGCTTCTTCGGGGGTCTTATCTTCTTCGTCTTCGGTGTTTTGTGGGTAATTTGTCTGGTGATGCGGATTCCGTATCTCAAATTGTTGGCGCACGTCAAAGATTCGATGATTCTGACGTTCAGTACGGCTAGTTCGGAAGCTTCTTTGCCGCAGCAAATCACGGCTTTGGAGAAATTCGGTTGCAGCAAGCGTATCATCGGATTTGTGTTGCCGCTCGGTTATTCATTCAATTTGGACGGCTCGATGATGTACATGACCTTCGCGACGGGCTTTATTGCGCAGGCCTACGGTATACCACTCACGATTGAACAACAGATTGCGATGTTGCTTACGCTGATGATTACCTCAAAGGGAATCGCTGGGGTACCAAGGGCATCGTTGGTGGTGATTGCAGGTACGCTAGCTCAGTTTGACTTGCCCGTTGAAGGACTTGCCTTGCTAATCGGCGTAGATCCGTTTTTGGATATGGGACGTTCAGCCACTTCTGTGGCGGGCAATGCCGTAGCTACCGCAGTTATCTCCAAGTTAGAAGGAGAATACATCGAGAGTTAA
- the dxs gene encoding 1-deoxy-D-xylulose-5-phosphate synthase — MLITPGKLLSQLHTPEDLRKLDSSLLPQVSQELRQYIIDLVSVYGGHFGSSLGVVELTVALHYVFNTPEDQLVWDVGHQAYGHKILTGRRDNFYTNRLYGGISGFPKRKESPYDSFGVGHSSTSISAALGMAVGARLSGAQNQQSIAIIGDGAMTGGMAFEAMNHAGALNNTNLLIILNDNCMSIDPNVGALKEYLTDITTSHTYNRVKEEVWNLLGKMSQFGKNAREIVSRVEDGLKATLLRQSNLFESLNLRYFGPIDGHDVDHLVHVLNDLKNIPGPKLLHCVTVKGKGFAPAEKDQTKWHSPGKFDKITGEIFKKVYDQPQPPKYQDVFGNTLVELAEQNEKIVGVTPAMPSGSSLNIMMKAMPDRAFDVGIAEQHAVTFSAGMATQGSVVYCNIYSTFMQRAYDQVVHDVCIQELPVIFCLDRAGFAGADGPTHHGAYDIAYMRCIPNMVISAPMNEQELRNLMYTAQLTETQESKKAFTIRYPRGEGVMPQWKTPFEKIEIGKGRKVRAGEDVAILTIGHIGNYAVKSCDILELEGISAAHYDLRFVKPLDKALLHEVFQQFDKVITVEDGCLPGGMGSAVLEFMAENGYHAQVKRLGIPDRIVEHGEQLELHRECGFDPEGIARTAREMMTAPAIAL, encoded by the coding sequence ATGCTCATCACTCCAGGTAAATTACTTTCGCAACTCCATACGCCCGAAGATCTGCGTAAGTTAGACTCATCCCTACTTCCTCAAGTATCGCAAGAACTCCGACAGTACATCATTGATTTGGTCTCTGTGTACGGTGGTCACTTTGGCTCAAGTCTGGGAGTTGTTGAGCTCACCGTTGCCCTACACTACGTTTTTAATACGCCCGAAGACCAGTTGGTATGGGATGTAGGCCACCAAGCCTACGGCCACAAAATCCTTACTGGACGACGGGACAATTTTTATACCAACCGCCTCTACGGCGGCATTTCGGGTTTCCCCAAACGCAAGGAAAGCCCTTATGATTCTTTTGGCGTAGGGCACTCCTCTACCTCTATTTCTGCCGCGCTGGGCATGGCCGTTGGCGCACGGCTTAGTGGTGCTCAAAACCAACAGTCCATCGCGATTATCGGCGACGGTGCCATGACGGGCGGAATGGCGTTTGAAGCGATGAACCACGCAGGTGCTCTCAACAACACCAACCTGCTCATCATTCTCAACGACAATTGTATGAGTATCGACCCCAACGTAGGGGCGCTCAAAGAATATTTGACCGACATTACCACTTCACATACTTACAACCGCGTAAAGGAGGAAGTTTGGAATCTGCTGGGTAAAATGAGTCAATTCGGCAAAAATGCCCGTGAGATTGTATCGCGTGTAGAAGATGGACTCAAGGCAACTTTGCTGCGCCAAAGTAACCTGTTTGAATCGCTTAATCTACGCTATTTTGGCCCCATTGACGGCCACGACGTCGATCATCTGGTACACGTTCTCAATGATTTAAAAAATATTCCTGGCCCCAAACTGCTCCACTGCGTTACGGTTAAAGGAAAAGGATTTGCTCCTGCCGAAAAAGACCAAACGAAATGGCACTCTCCGGGGAAATTTGACAAGATTACGGGCGAAATCTTTAAGAAAGTATACGACCAACCACAACCACCCAAATACCAAGATGTGTTTGGCAATACGCTGGTTGAATTGGCCGAACAAAATGAGAAAATTGTGGGTGTAACGCCAGCTATGCCTTCTGGCTCATCGCTCAATATCATGATGAAAGCCATGCCCGACCGGGCTTTCGACGTGGGCATTGCCGAACAACACGCCGTAACTTTCTCGGCAGGGATGGCCACTCAAGGCTCGGTGGTGTATTGTAACATCTATAGCACTTTCATGCAACGGGCTTACGACCAAGTCGTTCATGATGTGTGTATTCAGGAATTGCCCGTTATTTTCTGTCTAGACCGGGCAGGATTTGCAGGGGCCGACGGCCCCACCCACCACGGTGCTTACGACATTGCGTACATGCGTTGTATTCCTAACATGGTGATTTCAGCTCCTATGAACGAACAGGAGTTGCGAAATCTGATGTACACAGCCCAATTGACCGAAACACAGGAGTCGAAAAAAGCATTTACTATTCGCTACCCACGAGGCGAGGGCGTTATGCCCCAATGGAAAACGCCATTTGAGAAGATTGAAATCGGCAAAGGACGCAAAGTACGAGCTGGTGAAGACGTAGCCATTCTGACCATTGGACACATCGGTAACTATGCCGTTAAGTCATGTGATATACTAGAACTAGAAGGTATCAGCGCCGCCCACTACGATTTACGTTTTGTAAAACCTTTAGATAAAGCCCTGTTACACGAAGTTTTTCAACAATTCGATAAAGTCATCACGGTAGAAGACGGCTGTCTGCCAGGAGGAATGGGCAGCGCTGTGCTCGAATTTATGGCCGAAAACGGGTACCATGCCCAAGTAAAACGTCTTGGTATTCCAGACCGTATTGTAGAACACGGCGAACAACTTGAACTACACCGTGAATGTGGTTTCGACCCCGAGGGTATTGCTCGTACAGCCCGTGAAATGATGACGGCCCCCGCAATTGCTTTGTAA
- a CDS encoding rhomboid family intramembrane serine protease: MGSIFDDVKGEFSKTNNAVVKLILLNLFVFVTVIVLYIIFTFGQSPVYYEWVMEQLRLPADFNAFLHRPWTLLTNFFVHQGPFHIFFNMLSLYWFGQVLEEYLGSRRLVALYLLGGLGGGLLFLALYNTLPYFQAELANTTLVGASGAIFAVILGAATLLPDHTFFVFLIGPVRLKYIAALCIIISMAQLVGPNAGGNVAHIAGAMVGFGFIKSLKKGHDWGMPIYAINDFFRKLFTGRPNVTIPQRARATTTSAARHFTSSSENSAILIPNQDEIDAILDKISKSGYESLTREEKQKLYKASQQ, encoded by the coding sequence ATGGGCAGCATTTTTGACGATGTTAAGGGGGAGTTTTCAAAGACCAACAATGCGGTTGTTAAACTCATACTTTTGAACCTGTTCGTCTTCGTGACGGTCATTGTTCTCTACATTATTTTCACTTTTGGTCAATCCCCCGTTTATTACGAATGGGTGATGGAACAGTTGCGCCTTCCTGCGGACTTTAATGCGTTTTTGCACCGCCCTTGGACTTTGCTCACCAACTTTTTTGTCCATCAAGGTCCTTTTCATATTTTCTTTAACATGCTCTCTCTGTATTGGTTTGGGCAGGTGTTGGAAGAATACCTCGGCAGCCGACGGCTCGTTGCCCTCTATCTGCTTGGGGGGCTTGGCGGCGGTTTGTTGTTTTTAGCATTGTACAACACTTTACCTTACTTTCAGGCCGAATTGGCCAATACAACGCTCGTTGGAGCTTCAGGGGCGATTTTTGCGGTCATTTTAGGAGCGGCTACGCTCTTGCCAGATCATACTTTTTTTGTCTTTTTGATTGGGCCCGTTCGTTTGAAATACATTGCAGCTTTGTGCATTATCATTTCAATGGCTCAGTTGGTAGGCCCTAATGCCGGTGGCAATGTAGCCCACATTGCAGGAGCAATGGTAGGATTTGGTTTTATAAAATCCCTTAAAAAAGGCCATGATTGGGGAATGCCTATTTATGCCATCAATGATTTTTTTCGGAAGTTGTTTACTGGAAGGCCCAACGTAACCATTCCGCAACGCGCCCGGGCTACGACCACCTCAGCGGCCCGCCACTTTACTTCGAGCAGTGAGAATTCGGCCATTTTGATTCCAAATCAAGACGAAATCGACGCTATTTTGGACAAAATTTCGAAGTCGGGCTATGAAAGTTTGACCCGGGAAGAGAAACAAAAACTCTACAAAGCAAGCCAACAGTGA
- a CDS encoding rhomboid family intramembrane serine protease: protein MFNITPIVRNLLILNVVIFLLQDLSPFIVNWFALHPVMGPEFRPHQFVTYMFLHGGFGHLFSNMLGLFFFGPLLEQHVLGTKRFVIFYFVTGIGAGFLYAVINYIEMSQLSHAVDLYTQYPSPDAFLDFVTRFAPDIKQGALGFLNDFEDQPKNLSYINESVGFVKDLYQQRLNIPMLGASGAIFGIIAAFGLIFPNMEMMLLFFPVPIKAKYFVTFYALYELYAGVYIRDSGVAHFAHIGGMIFAYILLKVWRVKRMH from the coding sequence ATGTTCAATATTACTCCGATTGTACGGAATTTATTAATTCTTAACGTCGTCATTTTTTTACTTCAAGACCTGAGTCCTTTTATTGTAAACTGGTTTGCGCTGCATCCTGTAATGGGCCCAGAATTTAGGCCGCATCAGTTTGTTACGTACATGTTTTTACACGGTGGTTTTGGGCATTTATTCAGCAACATGCTCGGACTTTTCTTTTTTGGTCCGCTCCTAGAACAGCACGTGCTGGGTACCAAACGTTTTGTTATCTTTTACTTTGTTACGGGGATTGGCGCGGGATTTTTGTATGCGGTCATCAATTACATCGAAATGTCGCAGCTCAGCCATGCCGTTGACCTATACACTCAATACCCTTCTCCCGACGCATTTTTGGATTTCGTGACCCGGTTTGCCCCCGACATAAAACAAGGAGCTTTGGGTTTTTTGAATGATTTTGAAGACCAACCTAAAAATTTATCGTATATCAACGAGAGTGTAGGGTTTGTAAAAGATTTGTATCAACAGCGACTTAATATACCCATGTTGGGAGCATCTGGGGCAATTTTTGGAATTATCGCCGCATTCGGGCTTATTTTCCCCAATATGGAAATGATGTTATTGTTCTTTCCTGTCCCCATTAAGGCCAAATATTTTGTTACTTTTTACGCTTTGTACGAATTATACGCGGGTGTGTATATCAGGGATTCGGGGGTGGCGCATTTTGCCCACATCGGAGGCATGATTTTTGCGTATATATTGCTGAAGGTATGGCGGGTAAAGCGAATGCACTGA
- the mutL gene encoding DNA mismatch repair endonuclease MutL produces the protein MQDVIRLLPDAIANQIAAGEVVQRPASVVKELLENSIDAQAKNIQVIIRDAGRTLIQIIDDGGGMSETDARMSFERHATSKIRHADDLFKIRTMGFRGEALASIAAVAQIEMRTRRPSDEIGILLRMEGSELKSQESVACLPGTNILVKNLFFNVPARRNFLKTNSVEMRHILDEFQRVALAHPEISFSLYHNDTEVYNLYAGKLSRRIVDMFGKNYREQLIQCQEETPYVTVRGFVGKPDFARKTRGEQFFFVNERYVKHSYLHHAVLAAYESTISEGSHPFYVLMLDIDPSHIDINIHPTKTEIKFDDERSVYALLMAAIRKAISINHLSHSIDFESNVNFLSPMSGTRTNTAPKPPSFTRDAALAPPLPTSRREETNLSHWEKLFDGFQKPDPTPVQTTLELDDKEDFLEPLPTTLGSRANALNAEDEDIKNRRLAVQIQNRYVVSAVKSGMMLIDQRAAYERVLYDRYLKQLENQNAASQQLLFPATVRLSPANIPMILEMREEITALGFDFDALGPDTLVVRSLPGDLPSDNIQQLFEELCEQLHQSHDELRLNRAETTARTLARRFASRYLVRLSSDEIEKLINQLFISSNPNYTPSGEPIFVILSLDKIANLFKNG, from the coding sequence ATGCAAGATGTAATTCGCCTGTTGCCCGATGCCATTGCTAACCAGATTGCAGCGGGTGAAGTAGTACAACGCCCGGCTTCCGTTGTAAAGGAGTTACTGGAGAATTCCATTGATGCACAGGCCAAAAATATTCAGGTAATTATTCGTGACGCCGGCCGTACCCTTATTCAGATTATTGACGACGGCGGCGGTATGTCGGAAACCGACGCCCGCATGAGTTTTGAACGCCATGCAACGTCAAAGATTCGACATGCCGACGACCTTTTCAAAATTCGCACCATGGGTTTTCGTGGTGAGGCATTGGCTTCGATTGCGGCCGTTGCGCAAATTGAAATGCGTACCCGACGCCCTTCCGATGAAATTGGAATCTTGCTACGGATGGAAGGCTCGGAACTGAAATCTCAGGAATCGGTCGCGTGCCTTCCTGGAACCAATATTTTGGTCAAAAATCTTTTTTTTAACGTACCCGCCCGACGCAATTTCCTCAAAACCAATTCTGTCGAAATGCGTCATATTCTGGATGAATTTCAGCGAGTTGCGCTGGCCCATCCCGAAATAAGTTTTTCCTTGTATCACAACGACACCGAGGTTTATAATCTCTACGCAGGCAAATTGAGCCGCCGCATTGTGGATATGTTTGGAAAAAATTACCGTGAACAACTGATTCAGTGTCAGGAAGAAACACCTTACGTAACCGTGAGAGGATTTGTGGGGAAACCTGATTTTGCGCGCAAAACCCGAGGTGAGCAGTTTTTTTTCGTAAACGAGCGGTATGTTAAACATAGCTACCTGCACCATGCCGTGTTGGCGGCCTATGAATCCACCATTTCGGAAGGGAGTCATCCATTTTATGTGTTGATGCTGGACATCGACCCCTCACACATTGATATCAACATTCACCCCACAAAGACGGAAATAAAGTTTGATGATGAGCGCTCAGTGTATGCGCTATTGATGGCTGCCATTCGCAAAGCAATCAGTATCAATCACTTATCGCACTCGATTGATTTTGAATCAAACGTAAATTTCCTGAGCCCGATGTCGGGCACTCGGACCAATACCGCCCCCAAGCCACCGAGTTTTACCCGAGATGCTGCTTTGGCCCCACCCTTGCCCACTTCACGGCGTGAGGAAACCAATTTGTCTCATTGGGAAAAACTATTCGATGGCTTTCAGAAACCAGACCCCACTCCCGTACAAACCACATTGGAACTGGACGACAAAGAAGACTTTTTAGAGCCGCTTCCCACCACCCTCGGCAGCCGGGCCAATGCCCTAAATGCCGAAGATGAGGACATTAAAAATCGTCGTTTGGCGGTACAGATTCAAAACCGTTATGTAGTCTCGGCGGTTAAGTCAGGTATGATGCTCATCGACCAGCGGGCGGCTTACGAACGCGTACTGTATGACCGCTATTTAAAACAACTGGAAAACCAAAATGCCGCGTCACAGCAGCTTCTTTTTCCAGCTACGGTCAGGTTATCACCTGCCAACATTCCGATGATTCTTGAAATGCGGGAAGAAATCACGGCCTTAGGTTTTGATTTTGACGCCCTTGGGCCCGATACACTCGTGGTAAGAAGCCTTCCAGGTGACTTACCAAGCGATAACATACAGCAATTATTTGAAGAATTATGCGAACAATTGCATCAGAGTCATGACGAACTACGACTCAATCGCGCCGAAACAACAGCACGCACGTTGGCCCGACGCTTCGCCTCCCGTTATCTGGTGCGGCTTTCGTCGGATGAAATAGAAAAGTTAATCAACCAACTGTTTATTTCTTCCAACCCAAATTATACGCCAAGCGGCGAACCCATTTTTGTCATTTTATCGTTAGACAAAATAGCAAATCTGTTTAAGAATGGTTAA
- a CDS encoding DUF6787 family protein yields the protein MTWIDKLKNRWGVKNSWQVVIILLVFACTGFTVMYTKRWMVQWLSIESTWAVWAFNILIILPLYQVILLFYGWLFGQFQFFLNFEKKMFRRLINIFSRKRS from the coding sequence ATGACTTGGATTGATAAACTCAAAAACCGTTGGGGAGTAAAAAACAGTTGGCAAGTAGTGATTATACTACTTGTCTTTGCCTGTACGGGATTTACCGTAATGTACACGAAGCGATGGATGGTCCAATGGCTCTCCATTGAAAGCACATGGGCCGTGTGGGCGTTTAATATTCTAATTATCTTGCCCCTCTATCAAGTCATCCTGCTGTTTTACGGATGGCTCTTCGGGCAATTTCAGTTTTTTTTGAACTTCGAAAAAAAAATGTTCAGGCGCCTGATAAACATATTTTCTCGCAAGCGCTCATAG